TTGTACGAGACCGGCAGGTCCTCGAAGGGGATGAACCCCGTCCAGTCGTAGGCGCTGTCCCATCCCGGCTGCGGCATCCACCCGTCGCCGGCGCCGCGGATCGGCAGCCGGCCGGGCGCCTGGTATCCGATGTTGCCCTCGGTGTCGGCGTAGATGAGGTTCTGCGCCGGCACGTCGAAGAGCGATGCGGCCTTCCGGAAGTCCTCGAAGTCCTTCGCGGTCGCGAGGGCGAAGATCGCGGTCGCGGCGGTGCCCGGGTCGAGGGCGGTCCAGCGCAGGCTGACGGCATACTCGGCGCCTTCCTCTGCGGGGACGGAGGCTGCGCCCCCGGTTGCGAGGGCAGCGTCCGGGTCCTCGGCCAGCGCCGTGAAGTCGTCGACCAGGCCCGAGATGATCGGGCCGTGCACGGTGGAGCGGACCTTCAGCGTGACGTCGCCGGCGCCCGCGACCTTGATCGTCTCGGTGCGCTCCTCGAGCGGGACCAGAGCGCCGTCTCGCCAGTACTGATCGCCGTCGATCCTCTCGATGTAGAGGTCCGTGACGTCGGTGGTGAGATTGGTGAAGCCCCAGGCGACCTGCTGGTTGTGTCCGATGACGATGCCCGGCAGGCCAGAGAACGAGAAGCCGCCGACGTCGAAGGGGCAGCTGTCTGTGACCTTCGAGCACTTCAGCTGCACCTGATACCAGACCGAGGGGAGCGCGGCACCCAGATGCGGGTCGTTCGACAGCAGGGGCAGCCCGCTCTCGGTGAGAGCGCCCGAAACGACCCAGGAGTTCGAGCCGATCCCCTCCCCGACGTCCCCGATCAGCAGGCTGGCCGCCTCGATGACATCGGATGCTGTCTGCCAGTCGATCCTCGCGCTCGCGGCCTGCGCCTCCGAGCCCGATCCGGGCGTGAAGGCGGCGGCATCAGCATCCGTCTCCGCCGCGGGGACGCTCGAGATCTTCGGGACGATGACGGGGTTCTCACCGAACGGGTAGCCGGGGTACAGCTGGTCGATCGTCGTGCGCGTCTGGGCCGCGTCGTATCCGGATGCCGCGAGCTCGCCCGCGAGCAGCGCGCGCTCGGTCTCGTCCTCGACGTTGGTACGCAGATCCCAGGCCATCGCCTTGAGCCACGCGACCGAGTCCGCCGGGGTCCAGGGCTCCGGCGCATAGTCGGCGTTCTGCATGCCGATGACGGCATATTCGAGAGAGAGCTCGGCTCCCGAATGCGAGGAGAGATAGGCGTTCACGCCGTCGGCGTACGCCTGGTAGTAGCCGAGGATCGTCTCGTCCATCGCTGCGACCTCGGCATCTGCGACGTCTCGCCAGCCGAGAGTGCGAAGGAACGAGTCCGTGCCGACCTGGGACTCGCCGAACATCTCCGAGACGCGGCCGGCGGTCACGTGGCGGCGGAAGTCCATCTCGAAGAAACGATCCTGCGCGTGCACGAAGCCCTCTGCGAAGAACAGGTCGTGCGTGGAATCGGCCGTGATGGTCGGGATGCCGCGGGCGTCGCGCTGCACGGCGACCGAGGACTTCAGCCCGTCGAGCTCGAGGGTGCCCTCGGTCTGCGGGAAGGATCGCTGGATCGTCCAGACGAGGAAGATGGCTGCCGCGACCGCGACCGCGACGACGGCGGCGATCACGAGGAATGCGATCCGGCCGATGCGAGCGGCGAGCGGCCGACGCTGTGGCGCGGCAGTGATCTGCGAATCGGTTGTCATCGGCGAGAACTCTTTCGGGTAGGCGCCTGGGACTCGGTCCCACAGAGCCCAGGTCCGCGTTCCAGAACGCGTCCTCGCATCATACCCAGCGCGCCGCGGCGCGAATCACATGAGCTTGGTGGAGGCCAGGGCGCGCAGCAGCTTCTGGTTGAAGCCGATGAGCGGAAGGCGCAGCACGAGCCCCAGCAGCAGGGCCGGCACGATGAACGCGGCGAGCAGGCCGAGAGACACCCAGTAGTCGTTGTGATAGATGCCGGCGATCGCCGAGCGCATCGCATTGACCGCGTGGGTGGCGGGCAGGAACGGGCTGATGTTCTGGAACCACTGCGGGAGCACCTGCAGCGGGTACGCGCCGCCCGAACTGGAGATCTGCACCACGAGCAGCAGCACGGCCAGCGCCTTGCCGGCGTTGCCGAAGGTCACCACGAAGGTGTAGACGATCAGCGTGAACACGAGCGACATGACCCAGCCGGTCAGCAGGAGAAGGAACGGATGCTCCGGCTGGACCTGCGTGAACAGGAGGCTGCCGAGGCAGACCAGCGAGCTCTGCAGGAACCCGACCACCGCGAAGATGCCGAACCGGCCGAGGTAGGTCTGGTTGGGGGAGAGCGCGGGAAGCGGCGAGCCTTCGCCCTGCGGAGGATCCACCCGGATCGACACCGAGATCAGCAGCGCTCCGACCCAGAGGGCGAGCGTTGTGTACAGCGGCGTCATGGCGGCTCCGAAGCTGACGACGGAGTACACCGGAACCCGCTTCAGCTCGACGGGCTCGGCGAGATGCATCGCGAGGGCGTGCGGATTCGCGCCGATCACCTCGGTCAGCTCGCTGAGATCGCCGGTGTCGATGGCATTCGCCAGGGCGGCCGCGAGCTCGTCGAAGCGATCCGCCGTCTCGGTGAGCGACTCCGAGATCCCCGTCGTCAGCGATTCGGCGTTGCTCAGCGCGGTGCCGAGCGAGTCTGCTCCGGAGAGCGAATCGGCGACGGAATCGAGATCCGCGCCCAGCGAGTCGACGCTGCTGCCGATCGCGGCGAGCGTGTCCGCGAGGGCATCGAGCTTGGGCTTGAGGCTGTCGGTGTACGCCTTCCGTGCGTCCTCCACCGCCGTCTTGGCGCTCGCGACGAGCCCGGTGATCTCGGCGTGACGCGTCTGGATGTCGGCATCCGTCGCCGTCACATCCGCCGCAGCCGCCGCGAGGCCGTCGTGCAGCTCCTGCTGCCTCGCGATCGCTGCGTCGATCCGCGACACGGCCCGATCGAACTCGTCGAGAGTCGCCTCCGGTAGCTGCGGACGGACGTCGTTCACGAGAGTGTCGCGCAGCGCCTGGTACTGGTCGATCTGCGTCTGGACGCGTGTCGCCAGGGCCTCGATCGCGGCGGCGGAGTCGGTGGACTGGGTGCTCATCGCGGCGAACACGCCGTCGATGCTGTCGGCGACCGCCTGGTAGCTGTCGGCTGTCCCCGAGAGAGCGTTGCCGATCGTCGCGGCCGTCGAGCTGAGGACGTTCTTGAGCGACCCTGCCGCGTCCTTGCCCTGACCGAGCGCGCTCGTGGCGTCGTCGAGGGCGTCGCCGGATGCCGACACCAGCCCTGATGCGCTGTCCACAAGCGGTCGGCTCGACGCGATCAGAGACGTGAACATGTCGGCTGTCGCCGATGCCGAACGCATCTGCGAGGCCACCTGGGTGGCGTGCGTCTGCAGGCGGGACAGCATCGCGTGCGTGTCGGCGTCGTCGAGGTAGCCCGACAGCGAGGTGATGATGTTCATCCCCGCCTCGCTGAGGGTCTCGGTGAACATCTTGTTGATGCGCGAGGTGACCTCGCTTGCACCCTGCTCGGTGATCTTCGGCGCCAGCGCGTTCTTCTTCTCGTTCGTGTAGTACTCGATCGAGGTGCGCTCCGAGCCGTTCGAGTAGAACGTCATCATGTCGGCGCTGAACGTCGGCGGGAGCACGATCGCGGCGTAGTACTCGCCAGACTTCGCGCCCTCGATGGCCTTATCCTCCGAGGTGATCACCCAGTTCAGGTCGTCGTTCGCGCGCAGGGCCGAGAGCACCTGCTCGCCCACGTTCAGGCGGATCGGGACCAGATCACTCTGGTAGCCCTCGTCGGTGCTGGCGACGGCGACCGTCAGGTTCTTCGTGTTGTCGAAGGGGTTCCAGCTCGCGATCACGTTGAACCACGTGAACAGCGAGGGGATGACGACCAGACCGAACAGCACGATGACCGCCATGACGCTGCTGACGGCCCGTCGCAGGTCGAACCGGAAGACGCTCAGGATGTTCTTCACTTGCGCTCCTGCCCCTCCTGGGTGTCGTCGTCACGGGTGGCCGGGTGGTCTTCGGTCTCTCGGGTGTCTTCGAGCGGATCGCCGCCGCCGTCGGGGGCGCCGAGATCCTGCTCGTCTTCGCCGATCGGTGCGGTCGGCTCAGTCGGAGCGCTCGACTCTCTGGGCCCGTCCGGCTCGTCGACGGTCTCGGGCCGGACCCGCGCGTCCGGGTCGCCATCGTCGTCGTGGTCCGGGCCGAAGAGCTCTTCCAGCACGACGGTGTCGTCGCGCGGCTCGTCTTCGTCGGCATCCGTCCGCTCCAGAACCGCCGTGGGAGCGGCGGCGGCACCGGCCGCCGCGCCCGCACCGGCCGCCGTGGCGGGAAGCAGGAGAGCATCCTTGCCGTTCTCGACCGCGAGCTCGCGGCGCAGCTCGCTCTCGGGCATCGCGCCCACTTCGGCGGCCTGCTGAATGCTCTGCTTGGCGTACTCCAGAGTCACGAGGAACGCGATCAGGATAAGGCACCACAGGGCGCCCAGACCGAGCATCCCGGCCTTCGCGTCGGGCGCGAGCCAGGCTGCCAGGCCCAGGATCGCCATGACGCCGACGCCGACGATCAGGGTCAGTCGCAGCACGGTCGGGTAGCGGTCGGTGAAGCGCCGCGTGCGCTGCGCGACCTCGGCACGGTAGCCGTCGCCGTCGGTCAGAGCGCGGATGATCTCGGGGGTGCGGCGGCGGCCCGTGATCTGCACGTCCTCGCTCACGAACAGCTGGCTCTCAGCGAGACGGGTGTTGAAAAGCAGGGCGAAGTTGCCCAGACGGCGGCGCAGGAAGAGCCCGAGCACGAAGGCGAGCACGACGAAGATCGCCAGTGTGCCCATGAAGCGCCACCAGTGCCCGTCGTAGAAGCCGCTGATCGTCTCGCGCAGGGCGTCGATGCCGTAGGTGAACGGCAGGAACGGGTAGAGACCGCGGAAGAAGTCCGGCATCATCTCGATCGGATACAGGCCCGACGCGCCGGGGATCTGGAAGATCACGAGGAGGATGCACAGCCCCTTGCCGACTATGCCGAAGCACACCGACAGGGCGTAGATGATGCTGAGGTAGGCGAGTCCGATGAGCACACCGGTGCCGACGAACGCGAACGCATTGGCGGTCTGCACGCCGATGACGAGGTTGCCGACGGTGACGAGCACAGCCTGGCACACGGCGATCGCCGCGAGCAGCAGCCAGCGGCCGAGGTACGCCTGGCGCACCGTGACGCCCTCCACGCCCTCGGTGTCGACCTCGAGCCGCATGATCACCATGAGCACGAAGGCGCCGATCCACAGCGACAGGTTCGTGAACAGAGCGGCCATCGCCGAGCCGTACGCCTGGGTCGGGAAAAGGACATTCTCGTCGACCTCGACGGGAGAGGCCATGAACCGGGCGATCTGATCGGGATCCAATCCGCTGATCGTGCTGAGCCGATTCCAGATGTCGGCTGCGCTGAGAGCCAGGACATCGGTGCGCACGCCTCCGAGACCGGACTCCGCGGCGGCGAGGTTGCCATCGAGTGCCGTGAGCGCGGCGGTGGTCGACGTGAGCTGGGTCTTCAGTCCCGCGAGCAGGTTCTGCGCCTGGGTGAGCTGGGTGCGCTGCGAGCCGACGGCGGAGGAGAAGGCGTCGGCGCTGGATGACAGCACCGACATCGCATGGTTGAGCTCGGGCACGCTCTGTGTGAGCGCGTCACGGATGGCGCTTGCGGATGTCGAGGCGGAGCTGACGGCGGAGTCGATCGTGTCGGCGGAGGTCTTCACGGCGTCGATCGTGGTGGACACGTCGGTGTTGAGCTGTTTGAGCTGCTCGAGCACCTGGGCGTCGGCGTCGTTGCGCGCCTTCAAGGCGTCGATCGCGTCGCTGAGGCGCTGCGCGGCATCCGAGCCCGGTTCTGTGCCGTCGAGCACCTCCTGCAGCTCGTCGAGCGTCGTGGCATTGGCGGCGATCACGGCCGAGACGTCGTCGATCGCGGCGCCGACCGCGACGTTCGCCTGCTGCAGACTGGTCGACAGCGTCGTGATCGAGGTGTTCATCTTCGACGAGGCGTCGGCGAGCAGGGTGGCGCCCGAGACGTACGCCGACGTCACCTGATCGGTGAAGGAGAGCAGCTCCTGCTGGGCCTCGGCGGCGATTGCCTGGGCTTGCGCGACCGAGCTCTGCACGCCGGCGAGAGCGGTGTCGATGTCGCCCAGAGCGGCCGAAGCGCTGTCGAGTCCGGCCTGGGCGTTGCTCAGCCCGGTCTGCAGCTCGGTGATGCGCTCGCGTGCCGTCATGACCTTGCCGACGGCGTCGTCGAGTGCGGTGACCGTGTTGTCGCGCGCGTCGCCGAGGCGGTCTTCCGCTCCCTCTCCGGCGTCTTTCAGCTGCTCGGTCACGGCTTCCGCGACCGTCGACACGAAGGTGCTGTTGATCTGGGCGTCGAGGGTCGAGGCGCCGACGTCGGTGATCTTCGGAGCGATCGCGTTCGCCTTCTCGTTCACGAAGTACTTCAGCGACGGGCGGGTGAAATCGCCGGTCGTGATGCTGACGAAGTCGCGGCTGAAGTCCTCGGGGATGACGATCGCGGCATAGCTGCGTCCGCTGCGGACAGCATCCATCGCCTCGTCCTCGTCGACGAAATCCCAGCCGAGCTGGTCGTTCTTCTTAAGCTGGTCGACGAGCTCGCCGCCCACATCGATGTCGCCCGTGAGCTCGGAGGTGGCGCCCTCGTCATGATTGACGATCGCAACGCTGACGTGCTGCGTGTTCGAATACGGATCCCAGAACGCGATGATGTTGAACCACGCGTACAGGGAAGGAGTGACGATCACGCCGATGATGATGATCCACGCCTTGCTCACGCGGGCCAGACGGCGGACATCGCGCGTGAAGACGCTCAACGAGTTGTGCATCGTGCTCCGTTCGGCGCGTTCCTCGGCATGTCGAGTGTATGACCCGGTGCGAATCGTCTCATGAAGGCGTATCCGTCGCGACGATGCCTGCGTGTGCGGCCAGCAGCGCATCGACCTCGCGCCAGGAGAGCCCGGCGATGCTGAGGACGGCGCGCACGGCGAGATTCGACGCTCCTTCGGTCGCGGCATCCGTCCGGGCGATCGCCGTGCGGGCGGTCTCCTCGATCAGGCGGGCGAGCGTCGGGGCGGCGAGATCGCGCCGGAAGCTCCCGTCGTCCTGGCCACGCTCGACCAGGCCGGCAACCGCCCGGCGCAGCGGTGCGAGCGCGGCGGCGGTGTGCTCGACGTGCGCCTCGTCGAGGGCGAGGGCGGCGGCGACCTGCACGTGCGCGGCCTCCTCCCAGAGGCGAGAGGCGAGGCGGGCGAGCGCGAGCCGGGAGTCGTCGTCGGTCACCGATTCCGCGATCGCGTTGAAGCGCTGGGCACCGCTCGAGATGAGCTCGCGGATCAGGGCGTCGCGGTCGTCGAAGTGCCCGTACAGGGTGCGGCGGGAGAGGCCGGCGCTGCGTGCGATGACGTCGACGGAGGCGTGGGGGTCGCTCGCCAAAGTGGAGCGGGCGGCGGACAGGATGCCGGCGCGGTTCTCGACGGCGTCGCGGCGAGGTGCACGAGTGGTCATGCTTCCACGGTACTTATGATGCACACGCTTGTGCAAGATAACTCGGGGAGTTCACAGCATCCGCCCTCTCGTCGCTTCGCATCTGGGGGCCGACACGCCAGATCGGGGGACGGAATCGCGAGGAGGCCCCCCGATGTGGCGTGTCGCCCCCGATTCGGGGGGCGGGGAAGTCACTGGGAACGACGGAGGGGCGGATGCTGTGCAGCATCCGCCCCTCCGATAAGACAGCCGTCAGTCGGTGCCGGAGTCGAAGGCGGCACCCTCGGACGCCGTGTCGACGGCATCCGCCAGCTTCTCGTCGACCTCCTCGACTGAGCCCGTGATCTCGCCGGACTCGCCCGCAGTGACGCGTCCGACCAGTTCACCCGTCGCACCCCCGACCAGGCCGAGGCTCGCGTACTGCTCCAGGCGGGCGCGCGAGTCGGCGATGTCGAGGTTGCGCATGGTCAGCTGGCCGATGCGGTCGACCGGGCCGAAGGCCGCGTCGCCGACGCGCTCCATCGATAGCTTCTCGGGGCCGTAGGAGAGGTTCGGCGAGACGGTGTCGAGGATCGTCCAGTCGTCTCCGCGGCGCAGGCGGATCGTGACGGTGCCCGAGATCGTCGAGCCGACCCAGCGCTGGATGGACTCGCGCAGCATGAGCGACTGCGGCTCCAGCCAGCGTCCCTCGTACATGAGACGGCCGAGACGGCGGCCCTGCTCGTGATAGGTCGCGAGGGTGTCCTCGTTGAGGATGCCGTTGACGAGGCGCTCATAGGCGATGAACAGCAGCGCCATGCCAGGCGCCTCGTAGATGCCGCGCGACTTCGCCTCGATGATGCGGTTCTCGATCTGGTCGCTCATGCCGAGGCCGTGGCGACCGCCGATCGCGTTCGCCTCCATGACGAGGGCCACCGGGTCGCTGTACTCGGTGCCGTTGATGGCGACCGGACGACCGCCGTCGAAGGTCACGGTGACGTCTTCGGTCTCGATGGCGACCGACGGGTCCCAGAACTTCACGCCCATGATGGGGTCGACGGTCTCGAGCGACACGTCGAGGTGCTCCAGCGTCTTGGCCTCGTGCGTGGCGCCCCAGATGTTGGCGTCGGTGGAGTACGCCTTCTCGGCGGAGTCGCGGTACGGGAAGCCGTGGGCGACGAGCCACTCGCTCATCTCCTGGCGTCCGCCGAGCTCGCTGACGAAGTCGGCGTCGAGCCACGGCTTGTAGATGCGCAGGCGGGGGTTGGCGAGCAGGCCGTAGCGGTAGAACCGCTCGATGTCGTTGCCCTTGTAGGTGGAGCCGTCGCCCCAGATGTCGACGCCGTCTTCCTTCATCGCCCGCACGAGCAGCGTGCCGGTGACGGCGCGGCCGAGGGGGGTGGTGTTGAAGTAGGTCTTGCCGCCCGAGCGGATGTGGAACGCGCCGCAGGAGAGGGCGACGAAGCCCTCTTCGACCAGGGCGGTCTTGCAGTCGATGAGGCGCGATGCCTCGGCGCCGTACTCCAGCGCGCGACCCGGGATCGACGCGATGTCGTCTTCGTCGTACTGCCCGAGGTCGCCGGTGTAGGTGAACGGCACGGCGCCCTTGTCGCGCATCCACGCGACGGCGACGGAGGTGTCGAGTCCTCCGGAGAAGGCGATGCCGACGCGCTCGCCGACGGGCAGTGACTGAAGGACCTTGGACATGCTCCCCAGTCTATCGGCGGCGTGTCGGCTGTTTCGGCGGTGCCAGGCGGGACGACGGGTGCGGCGTGCCGGGATCGGGAACACCGCCCCAGATCAGGACGGATGCCGCGCGCATCCTGTTCTCGGCCGTTCGCCTGTTCCCGGCGGACGGCGTCCTGCAATAGCGTGTTCCTGACCCGCCGCAACGACCTGGAGCACCCCCATGCCTCGATTCGACCTGTCACCCGCCGAGCTGCGCGAGTACCGACCCGACGTCGCCGAGCCCGCCGACTTCGACGCGTTCTGGCAGCGCACCCTCGCCGAGTCGCGTGCGCTCGCGGCGCCGACGACGCGGACGCCGGTCGACGGCCCGCTGACGCTCGTCGATGTGTACGACCTCGAGTTCAGCGGCTTCGGCGGAGACCGGGTGCGCGGATGGCTCGTCGTGCCCGCGGGCGCGCAGGGGCCGCTGCCGACGGTCATCGAGTACAACGGCTACGGCGGTGGCCGCGGCCTCCCGCACGAGCGCCTCGGCTGGGCGGCATCCGGTTACGCGTGGGCGTTCATGGACACGCGCGGACAGGGCAGCGTCTGGGGGACGGGCGGATCGACGCCCGACCCGCACGGTGCCGGCCCCGCGGTGCCCGGGTTCATGACCCGCGGCATCCTCGACCCCGAGGAGTACTACTACCGGCGTGTGATGACGGATGCCGCGCTCTTCGTCGACGCCGTGCGCGGCCTGCCCGAAGTCGATGCCGCGCGCGTCGCGGTCACCGGCGGCAGCCAGGGCGGCGGGCTCGCGATCGCCGCCGCCGGACTGAGCGAGGGACTCGTCGGCGTCATGCCCGATGTGCCGTTCCTCTGCCACTTCGAGCGCGCGGTCGGGCTCACCGACTCCGACCCGTACCAGGAGATCGTGCGTTACCTGTCGGTGCATCGGGATGCCGTCGAGCCGGTGTTCCGCACGCTGTCGTACTTCGACGGCGTGAACTTCGCAGCGCGAGCATCCGCTCCCGCCCTCTATTCGGTGGCCCTGATGGACCAGGTCTGCCCTCCGTCGACCGTGTACGCGGCGGCCAACCGTCACCGCGGCGGCGCGGAGGTGGTGGCGTACCCGTTCAACCAGCACGAGGGCGGACTGGGCGTGCACTGGCAGCGTCAGGCGGCGTGGCTCGCCGAGCGCCTCGCGGTCTGAGCGCTAGCCGCGGCGCGCCGGTCCCATCGACTCGCGCACGATGAGACTCGGGGTCGAGTCCAAGTGCCCAGCGGGCTGGGCGCCGCCGAGCACCTCGAACAGCCTGCGTGCCGCATGCGCTCCGAACGCGACCACGTCGTGGCTGAGGGCGGAGAGGCGCGGCGCGGTGTGGCGGCAGATGAGCGAGTCGTCCCACGCGATGATCGAGACGTCATCCGGGCAGCGCACGCCCGAGCGCTGCAGGGCACCGAGGGCTGCGATCGCCATGATGTCGTTGTCGTACACGAAGGCCGTGGGGGGCATCCGGCCGGCGCAGCGCCTCTTCGGTCACCGCCACGCCCTGCTCGGGCGAGTAGTCCGTCCGCAGCAGCAGGCCCTCGCAGCCGAGGGCTGCCGTCTCCTCGCGGAACGCCGCGTCGCGGATCTGGGTGTGCGCGAGGCCAGGGAGCCCGGCGACGCGGGCGATGCGCCGGTGCCCCAGCTCCGCGAGCGCGCGCACGGCTTCGCGCATGGCTTCGGCGTCGTCGGTCCACACCGTCGTGAGCCCCGGCGCGGCCGAGGGGTCGGCCACGGCCACCGTCGCGAACTCCGGATGCTCGGTGAAATAGGCGGTGCGCGGATCGTCGACGCGGAGATCGACGAGCAGGGCGCCGTCGACGCGATGGGTGAGCTGGACCGGCGCGCTCGATCTGAGCGGTCGCACCGAGGTCCTGCTCGACGTCTCGTCGACGACCGGCTTCGACGCCAAGGCCGCGCTGCAGCTCGGCCCGGACTGGACGTGGTGCGAGACCGCTCAGGCCGGCTGGACGAGCACTCCGGGCATCGCGGCGATCGATCTGACCACGCTGAGCCCCGAGTGCCAGGCGATGCTCGGCCAGGTGCGCGGCATCAACGTCTACCTGAACCAGGGGCACCACGTGCTGGAGTCCATCGGCGCTCAGTGATCTCCGAGCCGGGCGCGTCCGCGCACAACGGGCCACGACGACCGCGGGTCGCCGAGGGCGCGTCCGGCTCACTCGACGGGCGTCGGTCTCCTGGCGCCCGTCGACCGCGGTTCAGTAGAACCCCGGATACTCCTTGAGCTTCTCCTGGAACGCCGCCCGGTCGGCCTCGCTGAGCACGCCGCTCGCGAGCACGACGATCTGCAGCCCTTCGAGCGGCTCTCCCGTGCGCGCGTTCTGCGCCTCGCGGGCGCTGCGGAAGCCGTCGTCGCCGTTCGACAGGTCGTAGATGTCGGCGTAGAAGCGCAGCGGGTCGGGATAGTCCTCGGTGTACCACTCCCACGTGTGCTGCGTGCGCGGATCGTCGCTGCCGTAGAGCTTCGCGATCATCGACGGGTCGATCCCCGACACGGTGGGGTCGTTGAAGGCGTACAGCGAGTACAGCCCGTGTTCGGCGACCACCTCGTCGATGACATCCATGACGGCGAGCTTGCGCTGATAGTCGTTGATCGGCTCCGTCGTGGCCCAGCCGGTCGACGTGTACTCGATGAGCATGGACTCGCCGCCGTAGCCGTTGCGCTCCGGGCGCAGGTCTTCGTCTCCCACCTGCACCCAGTCGTACCCGAACTCCGCGGTCACGCGTTCGCGGATGTCGGCGAACAGGCCCTCGGCATCCGCTCTGACCTCTTCGAGCGACGGCTGGTCGAGGGCGTCCTGCGGATTCTGCCCCTTGATGCCGGGGTACGCCTCCTCGTGCTTCTGCTTGTCGGACTTCATGCCGGTGTAGCTGCCGGATGCCGACGTCTGCAGGGCGCTGAGGCCGCCGACCGTCGCGACGTTGAAGACGAGGGTCACCGCGAGGGCGATCCCGCCGAGCATCCGTCCTCGCGGCGACACAATGGCGGCGATCACGAGGGCCACGACCACGAGCTGCAGAGCGAGCATCGTCACGCCGTACAGCACGTCGGTGCCTCCCGCGACGAGAGTGCCCAGCAGCACGAGCGCGAACAGCCCGGCCACGCCGAGCACGACACGGCTGAACACGCTCGACGGCTGCCTCTGCGCGCTCTCGTCGACGGCGATCGTCTGCACACCGGGCAGCCCGGCTCCGGCGGCACCGCCGGCCGCGCCCGCCGCACCTCCCGCCGCGCGCGGAGCAGGGGCCGGCTGCTGACGACGCGCCCCGCGGTAGCCCCCCGGTGGCGGCAGGGGAGGCGCGCCCTCGGTGCCGGCGAGGTAGCGCTGGCGCTGCTTCTCCCGATCCATCACCATGGCTTGTCCGTTCCCGAGCCCCCGGGCTCGTCGCCGCCCTGCTGCTGATCGCGCTCCTGCGTGCCCTGCTCCAGCTTGTCCTTGAGGTCGTCGAGCTTGTCCTCCGACGGCTGCGGCTCCTGCTGCTGCGGCTCCTGCTCCTGCGGCTGCGAGGGCTCCTGCGGCTGCTGCTGCTCCTGCTGCTTCTGCTTGAGACGGTCCTCGAGGTCGTCTGTGGTCTTCTGCATGTCGCGCTCCGGATCCGACGACTGCTTCTGCGCTTCCTCGCTGTCGCACTCGGGGGGCATCTCGGCGGTGACGGTGAGCGCCTCGCCGTACAGCTCGGCCGCCTTCTCGCCGTCGCCGTCTGCGCGTGCGGCGTCGCCCATCCGCTCGATCACGAGGGCGAGGTTGATCCGCACACCGCACACCTCGAGTCCGTGCGCGAGATCGAGAGCCTTCTCGA
This Microbacterium sp. XT11 DNA region includes the following protein-coding sequences:
- a CDS encoding YhgE/Pip domain-containing protein; its protein translation is MHNSLSVFTRDVRRLARVSKAWIIIIGVIVTPSLYAWFNIIAFWDPYSNTQHVSVAIVNHDEGATSELTGDIDVGGELVDQLKKNDQLGWDFVDEDEAMDAVRSGRSYAAIVIPEDFSRDFVSITTGDFTRPSLKYFVNEKANAIAPKITDVGASTLDAQINSTFVSTVAEAVTEQLKDAGEGAEDRLGDARDNTVTALDDAVGKVMTARERITELQTGLSNAQAGLDSASAALGDIDTALAGVQSSVAQAQAIAAEAQQELLSFTDQVTSAYVSGATLLADASSKMNTSITTLSTSLQQANVAVGAAIDDVSAVIAANATTLDELQEVLDGTEPGSDAAQRLSDAIDALKARNDADAQVLEQLKQLNTDVSTTIDAVKTSADTIDSAVSSASTSASAIRDALTQSVPELNHAMSVLSSSADAFSSAVGSQRTQLTQAQNLLAGLKTQLTSTTAALTALDGNLAAAESGLGGVRTDVLALSAADIWNRLSTISGLDPDQIARFMASPVEVDENVLFPTQAYGSAMAALFTNLSLWIGAFVLMVIMRLEVDTEGVEGVTVRQAYLGRWLLLAAIAVCQAVLVTVGNLVIGVQTANAFAFVGTGVLIGLAYLSIIYALSVCFGIVGKGLCILLVIFQIPGASGLYPIEMMPDFFRGLYPFLPFTYGIDALRETISGFYDGHWWRFMGTLAIFVVLAFVLGLFLRRRLGNFALLFNTRLAESQLFVSEDVQITGRRRTPEIIRALTDGDGYRAEVAQRTRRFTDRYPTVLRLTLIVGVGVMAILGLAAWLAPDAKAGMLGLGALWCLILIAFLVTLEYAKQSIQQAAEVGAMPESELRRELAVENGKDALLLPATAAGAGAAAGAAAAPTAVLERTDADEDEPRDDTVVLEELFGPDHDDDGDPDARVRPETVDEPDGPRESSAPTEPTAPIGEDEQDLGAPDGGGDPLEDTRETEDHPATRDDDTQEGQERK
- a CDS encoding penicillin acylase family protein, producing MTTDSQITAAPQRRPLAARIGRIAFLVIAAVVAVAVAAAIFLVWTIQRSFPQTEGTLELDGLKSSVAVQRDARGIPTITADSTHDLFFAEGFVHAQDRFFEMDFRRHVTAGRVSEMFGESQVGTDSFLRTLGWRDVADAEVAAMDETILGYYQAYADGVNAYLSSHSGAELSLEYAVIGMQNADYAPEPWTPADSVAWLKAMAWDLRTNVEDETERALLAGELAASGYDAAQTRTTIDQLYPGYPFGENPVIVPKISSVPAAETDADAAAFTPGSGSEAQAASARIDWQTASDVIEAASLLIGDVGEGIGSNSWVVSGALTESGLPLLSNDPHLGAALPSVWYQVQLKCSKVTDSCPFDVGGFSFSGLPGIVIGHNQQVAWGFTNLTTDVTDLYIERIDGDQYWRDGALVPLEERTETIKVAGAGDVTLKVRSTVHGPIISGLVDDFTALAEDPDAALATGGAASVPAEEGAEYAVSLRWTALDPGTAATAIFALATAKDFEDFRKAASLFDVPAQNLIYADTEGNIGYQAPGRLPIRGAGDGWMPQPGWDSAYDWTGFIPFEDLPVSYNPASGYIVTANNAIVTDDYEHFLSKDWDYGYRAARIAHLIERRSATAPLTAQDMREIQMDSEMWIGKQLAAALVDVEVSGAGPKAAVELLRGWDAQNAASSAAAAYANVLWSNLVQNLFSRRDQPLPIDGQGRLFAVVGALLDDPSDPLWTNEKIGVSGRDEMLALSAEQAYDELAALQGTTVALWNWGDLHAITLTSSTFGTSGIAPIEWLFNRGPYAVSGGASVVNATGWKLGESYATTTVPSMRMVVDLSDFDSSTWIHLTGASGHAFHAHYTDQTADWAAGVQRPWAFSTKAVKAATTQTLMLSPRG
- a CDS encoding YhgE/Pip domain-containing protein; translation: MKNILSVFRFDLRRAVSSVMAVIVLFGLVVIPSLFTWFNVIASWNPFDNTKNLTVAVASTDEGYQSDLVPIRLNVGEQVLSALRANDDLNWVITSEDKAIEGAKSGEYYAAIVLPPTFSADMMTFYSNGSERTSIEYYTNEKKNALAPKITEQGASEVTSRINKMFTETLSEAGMNIITSLSGYLDDADTHAMLSRLQTHATQVASQMRSASATADMFTSLIASSRPLVDSASGLVSASGDALDDATSALGQGKDAAGSLKNVLSSTAATIGNALSGTADSYQAVADSIDGVFAAMSTQSTDSAAAIEALATRVQTQIDQYQALRDTLVNDVRPQLPEATLDEFDRAVSRIDAAIARQQELHDGLAAAAADVTATDADIQTRHAEITGLVASAKTAVEDARKAYTDSLKPKLDALADTLAAIGSSVDSLGADLDSVADSLSGADSLGTALSNAESLTTGISESLTETADRFDELAAALANAIDTGDLSELTEVIGANPHALAMHLAEPVELKRVPVYSVVSFGAAMTPLYTTLALWVGALLISVSIRVDPPQGEGSPLPALSPNQTYLGRFGIFAVVGFLQSSLVCLGSLLFTQVQPEHPFLLLLTGWVMSLVFTLIVYTFVVTFGNAGKALAVLLLVVQISSSGGAYPLQVLPQWFQNISPFLPATHAVNAMRSAIAGIYHNDYWVSLGLLAAFIVPALLLGLVLRLPLIGFNQKLLRALASTKLM
- a CDS encoding TetR/AcrR family transcriptional regulator — its product is MTTRAPRRDAVENRAGILSAARSTLASDPHASVDVIARSAGLSRRTLYGHFDDRDALIRELISSGAQRFNAIAESVTDDDSRLALARLASRLWEEAAHVQVAAALALDEAHVEHTAAALAPLRRAVAGLVERGQDDGSFRRDLAAPTLARLIEETARTAIARTDAATEGASNLAVRAVLSIAGLSWREVDALLAAHAGIVATDTPS